Proteins encoded by one window of Lathyrus oleraceus cultivar Zhongwan6 chromosome 1, CAAS_Psat_ZW6_1.0, whole genome shotgun sequence:
- the LOC127115833 gene encoding nuclear transcription factor Y subunit B-3 has protein sequence MVESDNESGGAQTGCREQDGFLPIANVSRIMKKALPTNAKISKEAKETLQECVSEFISFITSEASYKCQKEKRKTINGDDLLWAMTTVGFEDYVEPLKIYLRKYREMEGEKNAMIGRGFQRGQGNVGEGVGCVYGYDFSSSMMMMMEYSNMYGSGSGSQSSGRSTR, from the coding sequence ATGGTTGAATCAGATAACGAGTCAGGAGGAGCTCAAACAGGTTGCAGAGAGCAAGACGGGTTTCTTCCAATAGCAAACGTGAGCAGGATCATGAAAAAGGCTTTACCAACAAACGCAAAGATCTCGAAAGAAGCAAAAGAAACATTACAAGAGTGTGTATCTGAGTTCATCAGTTTCATAACAAGTGAAGCTTCTTATAAGTGCcagaaagagaagaggaaaacAATCAACGGTGACGATCTTCTTTGGGCTATGACAACAGTTGGATTTGAGGATTATGTTGAGCCATTGAAGATCTATTTGCGTAAGTATAGGGAAATGGAAGGGGAGAAGAATGCTATGATTGGAAGAGGTTTTCAGAGAGGTCAAGGGAATGTTGGTGAAGGTGTTGGTTGTGTTTATGGTTATGACTTTTCATCTtcaatgatgatgatgatggaaTATAGTAACATGTATGGATCTGGGAGTGGATCACAGTCTTCGGGAAGAAGTACTAGATAA